Part of the Virgibacillus natechei genome is shown below.
GACATCAATGGCGACACCGATCTGTGCTGGAGTAGCTGCTCTTGTTCTTCAGGCTTATCCAGAATATACCCCTGATCAGGTGAAGCAACAACTGCTTCAAAGTGCGAGCGATTTAGGATTGCCGCCGTATGATCAAGGCTCGGGATATTTGGATGCTGCAGAAGCTGTCCCATTAGATGACAGCGGACAATAAGGTTAAGCTGGCTCCACTTTAGTTCAATACAAGAAAAACCTATAGGTCAAACGAGAAAGGAGGTGTTGTGTTCACAAAACAAAACCGGACAGCAAAACCAGGCTATTAATAATTTTGCATGTGTTAGGAAAAAATAAAAAATAAAAGAGGGAGATTTATTGTTTAAATTATATTTAGATCCAGGGCATGGCGGTTCTGATTCAGGTGCTACCGGAAACGGCCTACAGGAGAAAAACATTGTACTCGATATCGCGTTACGTATCCGGGACATTCTAAACAATGAATATAATAACATTGAAGTGAATATGAGCAGAACAACGGACACCTATGTAAGTTTAGATCAACGGACCAATGAAGCTAATTCCTGGAACGCAGACTATTTTCTATCCGTTCACTGCAATGCTTTTAATGGTTCGGCACAGGGGTATGAGGATTATATTTATAGTGGATTATCTGACTCCTCCCCTACTGCTCAATACCGGGATATCATGCATGATGAAATCATAGCTGTGAATGAATTAACCAACCGTGGGAAGAAAAAGGCAAATTTCCACGTGTTGAGGGAATCCTTTATGTCTGCTCTTTTAACGGAAAATGGTTTTATTGATCATTCAGGTGATTCAGCGAAATTGGCTGATGCCACATATCGTCAACAAGTCGCCCGTGGTCATGTAAATGGTCTGGAACGTGCCTTTAACCTTGAAAAATCAGCATCGGATACACTGTATAAGGTGATTGCCGGCTCTTTCCAGGACAGAGAAAATGCAGAAGAAAGAGTAGCTTACCTTGATTCCAATGGTATCCCATCTTTTTTACATGAAACCACGATAACTGGTGACACATGGTATCGCGTTCAGGCAGGCGCTTATAGTAGTCGAAGTAATGCAGAAGAACGCCTTACAGCAGTGAAAGAGTTAGGGATTGAAGATGCGTATATTTTAGAGGATCAAGGTGAGTCTGAAGTGACGGGGTATGCGATCGCAGGTTCTGTAGTTCTATCTCCACAACAAATGGATCAGTTTGTTCGAACCGTTAATCCTGATGCCCCCGCGTTAGGAACCTATTATTTAACCTTTGGCCAATATTATGGTCTTAGGGGCGATGTCACATTTGCTCAAGCCCTTCATGAAACGGATTATTTCCGCTTTACGGGTGTAGTCGACGAGGAACAAAATAATTTTGCGGGAATTGGTGCTACAGGCCCAGATAACCCAGGAGCAAGTTTTGATACACCGGAAGATGGGGTCCTGGCACATATTCAGCATTTGTATGCTTATGCTTCTACTGAATCATTACCAGACCAGTACCCTTTAGTTGATCCTCGTTTTGACCTTGTTGAGCGAGGAAGTGCAGTGATATGGGTAGATTTAAATGGAAAGTGGGCAGTTCCCGGTGATCAATATGCCCAAATGATTTTAGGTCTATATGAAAACATCGTGAACACAAGTATAGATCAATTACAGAATATCCTTGAACAAATAAGTATCTAAACGGAAAAACCCCGAAAATCCTTTATAATCGATAGAAATTTGAGGTTTTTCTATCCATATTTTTCATGCGCATAAGATAAAATGTGATAGACGATCGTTGAAACCTTTATCTTGTAGAAAATCGCTAAACTATAAAATAGTTGTTGTTTTAAACCCTATAAAATAATATAATATTATTTTATAGGGTTTAAAAAATTGTGATGCGAGAAGATGATGTTCAAAGGAAATCATGAATGAAGTTTTACTTTCTTAGTAGGACAACAGATTGATTGTAAGCGTTACCTAATCGTTCTGAGTTTTGGAGGGAATTAATAGATGAATAGAAAAGTGTTTAAAAATGGTATTGTATTAACGATTGATCAGTCCATAGGTAATTTTACTAAGGCGGACGTATTAGTAGAAGGTTCAAAAATTGTTGAAGTAAAACCAAATATTGAAGTATCAGATTGTGAAATTATCGATGCCTCCAATATGATTGTCATGCCGGGGCTAGTTGACACACATAGACACACATGGGAATCCTTAGTAAGAAACATTGGTACGGATTGGTCGTTACAAAAATATCTAGCAAGTATTTACTATGGAAATATTGGTTCGTTAAGAAGACCGCAAGATGACTATATTGCTAATTTATTAGGCGCATTAGAAGCACTTGATTCAGGTGTTACTACTTTATTAGACTCGAGTATGATAATGTCAAATGATCATACAGAAGAAATGATTCGTGGATTACAGGAATCTGGAGTACGTGGGGTCTTTGCTCATGGGTGCCCTGGCGATGAAGAATATTGGAACAGGGAAAGCATGTTAGATAATGGTGAAGATGCAAGAAGGATAAAGGAAAAACACTTCTCTTCCGAAGACCAATTACTGACAATGGGGCTTGCAATTCGAGGCCCTGAATTTTCATCATGGGATACATCTGTGAAGGAAATTCAATTGGCACGTGAATTGGGGGTTGTGTGCACCATGCATTTAGGTTTTGGCACATGGGGATCAATTGATCGTTCCATTGAAAAGTTAAATAAAGCTGGACTATTAGGTCCTGACTTAAATTTTGTCCACATGAATGCAGTAAGTCCAGAGGAAATGAGAATGATTGCAGCAAATGGCGGTTCTATTTCCGTAACTCCAGAAATCGAAATGATGATGGGACATGGATATCCGGCAACTGGATTATGTCTTGAAAATGGAGTGCGACCTACAATTGGTGTAGACGTCGTTACATCGACTGGTGGAGATATGTTTGCCCAAATGAAATTTGCACTTCAAGCAGAACGTGCGAGAGTAAATGGTAATTTAATTGCAAGCGGAGAAATGCCTGAGCCGTTGCACATTTCCGCAAATGATATGTTAGAATTTGCAACAATAGATGGTGCTAAGGCTTTAATGCTTGAGGATAAAGTTGGTTCGTTAACGCCGGGTAAAAAGGCTGATATCATTATGGTTCGTACAAGTGATTTAAATATATTCCCTGTGAATGATCCTGTTGGTACGGTTGTACAATGTACACATACAGGTAACGTAGATTCCGTTTTTGTAGATGGCAAAGCGATTAAACGAAATGGGGAGATGGTTGGTATTGATCTTGATAAGATTCGTAAACAAGCGATTGAAAGTAGAAATGCAATTTTAGAAAAATACGGAATGCCTGATAATGTAGTTGTGTGATATAAATCAATAATTGGCAACTGGCAATTAAGGTTCGAGTGTCCTACCGACTAGCGACTTAGAACATTTGGCTTGCTGTGCGATTCGGAGTACAAAATAAAAAACAGGCGCACAGCCTGTTTTATCCGGTTTGACCTTTATTCTTTTGAATTTTGTTGTCGTGGGAGCGTTAAGAAACAGACGGGAACGTAGAGTTATCGACTGTTTTAGATCACAGCGAGATAAACCATATTGTAAGATAGCGTACTTTGCTATCTGACAGATTGGTAATAGACCCTTGCGGCAACCTCTTATCGCCATGTGTTTTTGTTTCTAATAAATCTAGGAATCCATTTTGATCAATCTTGTTTCTTTAAATACCACGACTGGTCAAGAAAAAACCGCGGCAATACAACGGATAAATAGGATAAGTTTATCGATGGCCTAAAGGAGGCAAGCACTTTTTACGAGATTGTGCTCCAACATTCTATAATGTACAATTATCCGAAATGATACAGTGGCCACAATATCTACAGTAATTATTGGTATGATAGGCTTGATTACCTGTTGAAACCCTTCCTTAGTTTTTCAAGACCAATAATGCCCACAGAGTCTCCACGTTAAGTTCTTAAACACTTATCTGAAAGAGACCATTCAAAAATAATAATCTTAGATGTTTTAAACTCATTATGGTTCCTATTTTAATGTAAATCTCTTATTGTATCTTTAACATTTTAGTTATACAATCGAACAATTTCAGGCATCCGTAAGTGAAGCTGGTCTTGCTTCGGGTATTTGGTCTAGTTCGCTTTATTCAAGGTGTTGCTTATGGGGTTGCTACTACTGCTAGAATTAGTGCTGTAATGGACATGATTCCAGATTCTAAGCGTGGGGAAGGGACTGGTTATTTTGCATTAAGTACTACAATTGTAACAGCAGTTGGCCCATTCTTATGCCATCTTATTACTCAAAATGCGGACTATGAAATGATATTTACTACTTGTACAGGTTTTTTGTATAAGTTTACTAATTATACTATTTGCAAAGGTCCCTGAAGCTGACATTACAGATGAACAATTAGAATCAATGAAAAAAGGAGTAAGATTACAAGATTTCTTTGAGAAAAAAATCATTTTGGCAATGCATGCTAAGACCTTTCTATCAATCTGTCTCCTATAATAATTGAACATAAAAATAGTACCGTTAGGAAACGGTACTGATCGTTAGACATCTTTATTTATAATAATCATTTATTTATTAACAAATCCTATCGAATTAAGGTTAATCCCCCTTTAATAATAAGGGTATGGATAAGGATAATAAGGATACGGAGACGGAGCAATATAAGGTAATAAGGCTAAAGCAGCTAAGGTAGCTAACGGAAAATTTCGACGTCTAAAACGTCGGAATCTTCTTCTAGGACGACCAAATCCGCCATAATATTGTCGAATATCCGATTCATTCTCAATTTCTCGCTCCATTACATCCTCACCAGCTAACACGGTAATACTATCCATATCTACATTTTCAATAATACCATCAATAGTACTTCCATCTGTCATCGTTAATACCACATGATAATTCATGTGTTTTCTGCACTCATCATACAAATTCCTGGAATCGTTATGGTAATCATGATTTTCTACATTCACTTTTTTATCTCATCTCCTTTCAACTACATGATATTCACCTAGAAGAAGGACGTTACACTTTATAAGCAATAAGTTGTTGACTGCACTCTATTGTTCGGCAATCCATACTTCATCGCTAATTGAATCATCTCCTCCCTTTTCTAAATTAGGTATGGGTGTTGCAACTGCAGTATTAGGATTTAGTTGGCGGAGGTACGTTTGCTTATTTTAGTGACGCAGATTACCAGTGCTAGCAGTAGCGAGTCCTAGGCCCAGTTTTTTCTTTATACTCATTGTAAAATTCCTCCTTCATTTTTATTATTTAAATAGACTGCGTAAAAAGCGTTCTTATCCCAATTTGAAAATCTCACCTTTTACATTACAGGATCGGGATCCCATTACGCTAGAATGCAGCTGCTTCCAAATCAGACATCCCTCGTACTTCAGCGAAAACATACGTTTCTCCTTCAGGGGTTAATCCATCTTTAAATTTTCCATTTTTACATTTCCAATGGATTATACACATGTTGAGGCATTCTCACAGGTCCTGATTCTTTTCCCGGAGCAAATCGATCAAATGATTACGGATCATAACATTGAAGTACGTGGCGAAGGGATCTTCATCGGGGGGAGGATACATTTCATATGCCATCATCATGGCACGAAGGCCTTCCTGGTAAAACTCCTGATGCGGATCTTGCATACGCAATTGACGGAGATGGTACTGCACCCGTCTTTCACGCCGTATTCATTAATCTTCTCTTTGCAAGTCTTTCCCAGCCTTTTACCGCATCAATTGTAACACCTTCACGCGCGGCGATTTCCTTTATCGGCATGTCCGTCAAAACATGGTATTCCATCCATTTCCACTGATCCACCGTTAGCATCCCCTATCTAATCTCCACAGAAGGAATTATAGGGTCAAACGGGAGGAAAAGTAAGGGTCGTTAACGCACCTCATACTTCCGAAGGGACAATTACTAAGGAAGCAAAAGAACCGTCCCCATGCTTTGGCGGAGTATTCCCATCGTAAAACTATCCATGCCATAAGAAGTAACGATTTAACGTAAACCGCTAAATCGTTACTGGTTTAACAAATACTAGTTCTTACAACCGTCTTTGTCACACGTGATTCTTCATGGGAAGTCACCCAGTCTTGCGGGCTATCCCTAGTAAAGCAGCGAAGTCCCGTTGTTGAGATTTCGTATAAATGACTATATGTATGCGCCATTAACTTATTGGATTTCTTCGTTGCTGCATATAAACTGACAGGATGATTGACTTCATCAGACATTGAGAATGGCATCTTTACGTTTGCACCATACACCGAACTTGATAATGCATAAATAACGGGATGCCTCCAAAATATTCATGAAACCCTGGTATTTGGTTGGGGGTCTGACACCAGAATCCATTTATATTTCTCAACCAGAAAAAGCCGTTAATGGATATACTGAGTTGAAACTGCCCACTGAAACATCTTGTCCAATAGAACAGTTATAATGAATTAAATTAAAATCGTCTACCTGTCTCTAATTATCTAACTCTGTTTCAAATCCTTATCTAATTCTGGGTCTATTATCTCATATATTCTGGTAAATTGTAAGAATTATTGTCATAATTTATCGAAATTTAAATTTTGATATAAAGTGGCCGCACCATCTATTTAATCTTTAAATTTATTTTTATTAATGTTACAGTGACACGCTTAGTTCCTACTGATAAGGCAGTGCCTTTGAATCGTAATTATCACCCACTCATTCTTTAATAACATAACCATTCAATAGGAATGATGCTAACAATTCATATTTAGAGATTGTAGTGGGAGACTGCTCGGATGATGATACTTGTCATGTATGAATACCGTTACAAAATCTTCATAAATAAAAAACACTGTATACGATCAACCTATTAGATAGGCATCGTATACAGTGTTTTCTTATAATAGATTGTCATTTTATTGCTTGTCAATCTAATAATACTCCCTATACCTCTCCACAAACTTCCCTAACCCTTCATCGATAGAAGTTGTCGATTCAAACCAGTTACATCCTTCAATTCATCAATATCTCCATATGTCGCTTAAATTTCCTCAGGCAATGAATCACTCAATCTCCATCTCCAACAATGCACTGCTTAACGTCTTTCCATGTGTATCCATCGCAAGCGAGGTTGTAACTCCTCCTAACAAGCTTTGATAACAGACGAAGTTGAATGCATTAATATTAGGTAATTCGTAACGCACGACATCGCCCTTTATTATATCTTGCAAATGATTCTTCACTGCTTCAGGGGTAACTTTTTCTCTAAGCCAGTCGTAGTCAGTTTCCTCATAAGGAATCAGAGAAAGGTTTACAATATCTCCTTTATCCCCTGCGCGGCTGTGCGCAACTTCAAATAGTTTCAATTGCCCTCTCCCCCTTCTTTCTCGCGCTTCCATTCCTTCAAATGTACCTGTGCGGTAACCTTTTCTCTTTCGATGAAAGTGGATAAAACACCAATGGACTCGGAAACCTTTTTCCTGGCTCCTCCCCCGGCAGCTGGTCCATTTAGATAGAGAGCTTCCACTTCTTCACCAATCAATTTTGCCTTTTCTTTTGATTGATGATATCCTGCCGCCCTCAGTCTGATTTCGTATGGAACTACTTCACTAAAACTTGTACGATGAACAGATGATAAACCAATAAAATCGACTCTCAGATCTGTTATGTCAGGAACCAGGTGCTCCTTCAAAACTTCCTCAGCCATTTCCGCTTTTTCCAAGGCATGCGATCCTGCATAGGAAATTTCCCCTTCTCCTAAAAATCCTGCATGATAGCCTACGGAAACCTTCAACGTCTTTGGCCGCTCCTTACCAGACCCATTCGTTACTTTTACTTGGTCCTTTCTGGTCTCTTCCAAGTGCACACCTGTAAAATCAACAATCGCATCAGGAGTCATATACGCTTTTGGATCATGTATTTCGTATATTAATTGTTCTTTCACTGTTCTTAAGTCAATCACTCCACCTGTTCCCTCTACTTTGGAAATAACTGAACTTCCATCTGAATCAATCGTGGCAAAAGGAAACCCGATATTGTTCAGGTTCTCCACCTTTTTTCTATATCCATCTGCAAAATAACCGCCACTCACCTGACTGGAACACTCAAGCAGATGCCCTGTGACCAGACCCTGGCCTAACTTTTCATATTCATCCGCTCCCCAATTAAAATGATACATTTGTGGAGCAAGGAATAGTGATGGATCTGCAACCCTCCCAGTAATAATGATGTTAGCATCCGTCTCCAGAGCCGGAATTATTGCATCAGCCCCAAGATAAGCATTTGCGGAAACGATAGAATCATAGTCGGAAATCGATACATTATTTTCTAAGGCAGGAGATTTTAAGTCAATATCATCTAGCACGTCATCCCCGGTAACAGCTGCGATTTTACATGGAATATCTAATAGTTTGGCAATTTCAAGTGTTTTCTGTGCTGCTCCTACCGGATTTGCTGCACCCATGTTTGTAATTAACCTGACATTATTTTCAACCGCAAGTGGAAGCAGTTTTTTCATTCTTTTTTCCAGTAATGGATCATATCCCTCATTGTCATCAGCCCGTTTACGTTGCTGTGCTAAAGCAATCGTTCGTTCTGCCAGACATTCCAAAACGAGGTAATCCAGATTTGCATGTTTTACTAATGTTTCTGCAGGTTCTATACGATCACCGGAAAAACCTGCGCCTGAACCAATTCTCAGCATACTCCTCAGTCCTTCCTTCTATTAATTTATTGCTCCTTTACAAAACGCCTATTATTATGGCGACAGTTGCCATCACTGCAGTAATACCAAATGCGAGAGGAATGGCTTTTTTCTGTAAATCTCCTAAGTCTACTCCTGCCAAACCTATCAGCAAGAACGTAGATCCAGTCAGCGGACTCATTGCAAAACCGGTAGTCATTTGTCCCAATAAAGCTGCTCTTGCCATGGTTTCAGGCATGATCCCGAAAGCTTCTCCTGTTGCACCTAAGACAGGCATCACTCCAAAATAGAAAGAATCCGGATCAAACAAGAGACTAAGCGGCATAGAGAGGTAGGCTAATACGATAGGCAAACCTTGTCCCCAATCACTTGGAAATGCGCCTGCTGCTGTATTTGCCATGGCATCAATCATCCCCGTCCCAGCCAGGATTCCTGTAAAAATCCCAGCAGAAAAAATAACCGAAGACGTATAGATTGCCCCCTTGGCATGTGCTTCAATTCGTTCCTGCTGCATTGCCACCTCGCGATAATTCAACATTAATGCAAGAGGCACACCAATGACAAATGGCACAGCCAACGGAACGACATTCATAACCAGCACGACAATCACCGCTATTGTTAAGAGTAGATTGGGGATAATCATTTTAGGTCGCTGTAGCTTTTCCTTCTCTGAATCCTGGACTGGATCATCAAACGAATCCAGCTCCTCCAGCCTTTCACTATCTGCTGCCGCTTCCTGGAAACCTGATCGTTTTCGCTCTTGTTTCCCCAACCAGAAAGCTGCAAGTAAAACACAAATTAAACCAACAACCTGCACCGGAAGCATCGGAGCGTATAATTCAACTACATCCATGTTTAACGCTGCGGCTGCCCTTAGTGTCGGCCCTCCCCATGGTACGATGTTCATCGTTCCGGCACTCAGTGCAGCGATAACCGCAAGTGTCAGGGGACTCATATTCAGCGCTTTGTATATAGGAAGCAAAGCGGATATGGTAATTAAAAACGTACTGGATCCAGAGCCATCCAAATGGGAAGCCATTGCTATAATGGCTGTACCGACGGCAATTTTAACTGGATCCCCTTTTGCATACTTGATAACCCCTTTAATCAGTGGGTTGAATAATCCCGCATCAAACATAATACCAAAGAAAAGGATGGCAAACGTAATCATAATACCGGTCATCGCAATACCGGCTATCCCCTCACCCATAAATTCACCAATTTCGGAGATACCAAAACCTGCAATTAACGCAACAGCCAAAGGAATAACAACCAATGCAAAGTGAATAGATGTTTTCTTTGATAACACTAAATACAATAAGACCCCAATGATTAAAAATCCATAAAACGCCAGCATAACTTACCCTCCCCCTTTAAATTATATATGCAAATTTTATGCCAACATAAAAAAGCCTTAGGTAAAGGCTTCGCAAACATAGAACTTCTAAAAAATTAGAAGTAATTAAATAAAACTGTAGATAGACTCATTTGTATGCGGTTGCATATCTATTCTATAAAACTGGAATCCGTTTCTAGATTTTTAGAATTACACCTCCAGTTTATTATAAAGAGTAGCTAGAGAAATTCCTAACCTGTCAGCAGCTTTCTTCTTTCCTTTCAGTGTATCGCCGTATATTTGTATGGTCTCCCAGATAATCTCCTGTTCTATATTTCGTATCATTTCTTTCAAGGTTTGCTGTTGGGGAATACTTGTCTTAGAAACATGATGATAGATTACTTCCGGTAAATTTTCCAACTCAATAAATGTTGTCTCAGTCATACTAAGCGCATATTGTACAGAATGTATCAGTTCTCGTGCGTTACCTGGCCAATCATACTGCTTAAGCACACGCATTACGTCTTCTTTGAGGCGAACCGCTGATCCGCCAGCCTGTTCCTTTTCGATCACATAATCGATATACAAAGGTATATCTTCTTTCCGATCCCTTAATGGTGGGACAGAAATCGGTATTCCGCTTAAACGATAATACAGATCTTCTCGAAAACGATCTTTTTCCACTAGCCTCACAAGATCTTTATTGGTTGCTGCAATTATCTTGATATTAATTTCCTTTTCCATCAGACCACCCACTTTACGGACACTTCTCTCCTGCAGGACGCGAAGAAGCTTTGCCTGAAGGTCATAGGGCATGTCTCCTATCTCATCTAAAAAGAGTGTCCCATGATCAGCCAATTCAAAAAGACCGACCTTTCCTCCTTTTTTGGAACTTGTAAAAGAACCTTCCTCATAGCCAAATAGTTCGCTCTCAAGTAGAGAAGAAGGAATCGCGGCACAATTAATCGGGATAAAAGGTAAAGATGCTCGGTCACTTTCATTATGTAAGGCATGTGCAAACAATTCCTTCCCCGTACCGCTCTCCCCCTGAATCAGAATATTGAGATTGCTATGAGCCGCCTTTTTTGCCAGTTCTATCGTAGACCTCAAACCGCCTTCTCTTCCAATAATGTTCTCAAATGTATACTTCGCCCGGTTTATAGTCCCCACAGCTTTTTCTAGTCTGGCTATCCTTTCCTGACTTCGATGTAGCTCCCTTGTTAAATAGTGAACTTCATTTAAGCTTTTACAAACCGACACTGCACCTACAATTTCTTCACCTTTATATACAGGTGCCGTATCAATAATGTATTCAACTTCCCCTTCTTTTCGATAAACTCCTTCCCGGCGCTTACCGTCTTTTAAAGCATTTGGTAAAACTGCACCCTTTCGTACTTCTGCCAAGGGCTGACCGACAATATCCGCTTCTTTGACACCAGTTATATTCGTATATTCTTTATTTACAAACTGGACGACTCCTTCTACATCGATTACCAGAATTCCATCATTAATAGAATCTATCATTTCTTCAATCCAGTCTATATAATTTCTTCCATCACTTCCTGGTATGACAGTCAATAGGACCACCCTTATTATAATAAATTTTCTGATTATTTATATCTTATCATCTATTATTTTGACTAGGCAAGTTTTATTGGATTTGGATGTACTAAAGCTAATGAGGACATTGTTTTATAACATTCTATGGTAGAATCACACTCACTGTGAAATTTATAATTACCGACATAGACCCTCTTATCCCACGTATGTATAATGATTCTACTGATACGCTCGTTCTCCACATGATCCCCCGAGGGTGGGTGGGGCCTGACACCAATGTCCTAAAGACTAAGCTATTGCCCAGCATTTATAGCGATTTCTTAGGGGTTGCACTGACGCAGGTAGATCTCACCAAGAGCAGTAGTTATATGGAAGAGAATGAAGGGGAATAGTATGCACCTATACTACTCCCCCAAATATCAACCGCTCTCTTAAAAAGGTCCATACCCCGTTAAGGTAGCAAAACCTACAGCAATGGCCCCAACAGCGACCCACATCAATGCTAATGGAAGAACAAACCTAGCCCATTTTGTCCACTGCACGCCTCCTACCGCTAAAACCGCCATAAGCACACCAGATGTAGGAGTAATGATATTCGTAAACCCATCTCCCAGTTTTAAAATGAGTACCCCGGTTTGTCTTGTTAAGCCTAATAGATCAACAATTGGAACCATTAATGGCATAATTATGGCAGCTTGACCTGTACCAGAGGTGACCAATAGATTAAATAGCAAATTAAATGCAAATAGCAATTGGCCACCTACAAAAAGGGAAGTTGATTCTAACGGAACGAGTGCACCATGAACAATGGTATCAAGAATATTACCCTGTTCCAGAACAACAATAACTGCTCTTGCAACCCCCACGACCAAAGCTCCATAAACGAGTGATCTTGCTCCATCCATAAATGTGCTGATAAATTGATTCGGTGTTATTCTTGCTATGAGGGCAACAACTACTCCCATTATCAAAAATATTGCAGCAAGCTCATTTATACTCCATCCATAGTTAAAAGCACCGTATACAAAAAAGATAATAAATACGAAGAACGTCGACACGATCAATTTTTGTTTTCTAGTAAAATTTGCATCTTTCACTTGCCCTGCCGATTCATCATTATTATCCGTAAACAGCCTGTCCCCCATCAACGATTTTGACGGATCATTTTTAACTTTTTTCGCATAAAAATTAATGTATGTAATCGTGATTATAAGAAGCGTTATAAATATAACAATACGCAGCGTTATACCAGAAAATAATGGCAACTCGGCGATAGATTGGCCTAAACCAAGTATAGTAGGATCAAATACCCCGGCAACCATTCCCGCATAGTACCCTAAATACACCGTTGCTACACCAACGATCGCATCCAGATTAAGCGAACGTGCCAGCGCTATACCAATCGGGATAAATGCGATAACAGCATTGGCGGCAACACCCATGGTAGCTAATATACCAAATATAGCAGAGACAGACATAATCAATAGCATATAACGCCCTTTTGTTTTTACAATTAAGGCATTAATACCAGTATTAATGGACCCTGTCGAATTAATAATGGCCACGATACCGCCGATGGTAAATATTAGAAATATAATATTCGCTGACTCAACCAGTCCTAATTGTACGGACCTAAATAGATCCAGTAAATTAGTGGGATTTGCCTCCACGGTTGAATAACTATCCGGAACAACCTGTGTTACATTATCAAAAGTCTCTCTTTCATAGGTGCCAGCGGGTATGAAATATGTCGCAACCGCGGCGAGAAACACAATGCTAAAAATAATAATAAAAGCATCAGGCATCACAAAACGCCTTTTGGAACTACTTTCTTTTTTCTTCAATACATTCTTCCTCCCTCTAGAAATTTAGATTT
Proteins encoded:
- a CDS encoding N-acetylmuramoyl-L-alanine amidase yields the protein MFKLYLDPGHGGSDSGATGNGLQEKNIVLDIALRIRDILNNEYNNIEVNMSRTTDTYVSLDQRTNEANSWNADYFLSVHCNAFNGSAQGYEDYIYSGLSDSSPTAQYRDIMHDEIIAVNELTNRGKKKANFHVLRESFMSALLTENGFIDHSGDSAKLADATYRQQVARGHVNGLERAFNLEKSASDTLYKVIAGSFQDRENAEERVAYLDSNGIPSFLHETTITGDTWYRVQAGAYSSRSNAEERLTAVKELGIEDAYILEDQGESEVTGYAIAGSVVLSPQQMDQFVRTVNPDAPALGTYYLTFGQYYGLRGDVTFAQALHETDYFRFTGVVDEEQNNFAGIGATGPDNPGASFDTPEDGVLAHIQHLYAYASTESLPDQYPLVDPRFDLVERGSAVIWVDLNGKWAVPGDQYAQMILGLYENIVNTSIDQLQNILEQISI
- a CDS encoding amidohydrolase family protein, whose protein sequence is MNRKVFKNGIVLTIDQSIGNFTKADVLVEGSKIVEVKPNIEVSDCEIIDASNMIVMPGLVDTHRHTWESLVRNIGTDWSLQKYLASIYYGNIGSLRRPQDDYIANLLGALEALDSGVTTLLDSSMIMSNDHTEEMIRGLQESGVRGVFAHGCPGDEEYWNRESMLDNGEDARRIKEKHFSSEDQLLTMGLAIRGPEFSSWDTSVKEIQLARELGVVCTMHLGFGTWGSIDRSIEKLNKAGLLGPDLNFVHMNAVSPEEMRMIAANGGSISVTPEIEMMMGHGYPATGLCLENGVRPTIGVDVVTSTGGDMFAQMKFALQAERARVNGNLIASGEMPEPLHISANDMLEFATIDGAKALMLEDKVGSLTPGKKADIIMVRTSDLNIFPVNDPVGTVVQCTHTGNVDSVFVDGKAIKRNGEMVGIDLDKIRKQAIESRNAILEKYGMPDNVVV
- a CDS encoding MFS transporter, with amino-acid sequence MLRVFGLVRFIQGVAYGVATTARISAVMDMIPDSKRGEGTGYFALSTTIVTAVGPFLCHLITQNADYEMIFTTCTGFLYKFTNYTICKGP
- a CDS encoding small nuclear ribonucleoprotein encodes the protein MNVENHDYHNDSRNLYDECRKHMNYHVVLTMTDGSTIDGIIENVDMDSITVLAGEDVMEREIENESDIRQYYGGFGRPRRRFRRFRRRNFPLATLAALALLPYIAPSPYPYYPYPYPYY
- a CDS encoding sigma factor; protein product: MQYHLRQLRMQDPHQEFYQEGLRAMMMAYEMYPPPDEDPFATYFNVMIRNHLIDLLREKNQDL
- a CDS encoding AtuA-related protein yields the protein MEARERRGRGQLKLFEVAHSRAGDKGDIVNLSLIPYEETDYDWLREKVTPEAVKNHLQDIIKGDVVRYELPNINAFNFVCYQSLLGGVTTSLAMDTHGKTLSSALLEMEIE
- a CDS encoding acyclic terpene utilization AtuA family protein, whose amino-acid sequence is MLRIGSGAGFSGDRIEPAETLVKHANLDYLVLECLAERTIALAQQRKRADDNEGYDPLLEKRMKKLLPLAVENNVRLITNMGAANPVGAAQKTLEIAKLLDIPCKIAAVTGDDVLDDIDLKSPALENNVSISDYDSIVSANAYLGADAIIPALETDANIIITGRVADPSLFLAPQMYHFNWGADEYEKLGQGLVTGHLLECSSQVSGGYFADGYRKKVENLNNIGFPFATIDSDGSSVISKVEGTGGVIDLRTVKEQLIYEIHDPKAYMTPDAIVDFTGVHLEETRKDQVKVTNGSGKERPKTLKVSVGYHAGFLGEGEISYAGSHALEKAEMAEEVLKEHLVPDITDLRVDFIGLSSVHRTSFSEVVPYEIRLRAAGYHQSKEKAKLIGEEVEALYLNGPAAGGGARKKVSESIGVLSTFIEREKVTAQVHLKEWKREKEGGEGN
- a CDS encoding CitMHS family transporter, whose product is MLAFYGFLIIGVLLYLVLSKKTSIHFALVVIPLAVALIAGFGISEIGEFMGEGIAGIAMTGIMITFAILFFGIMFDAGLFNPLIKGVIKYAKGDPVKIAVGTAIIAMASHLDGSGSSTFLITISALLPIYKALNMSPLTLAVIAALSAGTMNIVPWGGPTLRAAAALNMDVVELYAPMLPVQVVGLICVLLAAFWLGKQERKRSGFQEAAADSERLEELDSFDDPVQDSEKEKLQRPKMIIPNLLLTIAVIVVLVMNVVPLAVPFVIGVPLALMLNYREVAMQQERIEAHAKGAIYTSSVIFSAGIFTGILAGTGMIDAMANTAAGAFPSDWGQGLPIVLAYLSMPLSLLFDPDSFYFGVMPVLGATGEAFGIMPETMARAALLGQMTTGFAMSPLTGSTFLLIGLAGVDLGDLQKKAIPLAFGITAVMATVAIIIGVL